In bacterium, the genomic window CCGCTCCGATACTCGATCAACGTCACACTCGACGGCTGCTGCGATCACCGGGTGATGATCGCGGACGAGGAGTTACATCGCCATGCCGTCGACAATCTGGAACGCGCCGACGCCATGCTCTTTGGCCGGGTGACCTACGAGATGATGGAAGCATTTTGGCGGCCGTTCGTGCGGACGGGAGCGGGGCCTGATTGGATGGTCCCCTTCGCCCAGACGATCGACAGAACAAGAAAGTACGTCGTGTCCGGCACCCTTGACCGAGTCGATTGGAACGCGGAGCTC contains:
- a CDS encoding deaminase; the protein is MKPLRYSINVTLDGCCDHRVMIADEELHRHAVDNLERADAMLFGRVTYEMMEAFWRPFVRTGAGPDWMVPFAQTIDRTRKYVVSGTLDRVDWNAEL